From the Nymphalis io chromosome 1, ilAglIoxx1.1, whole genome shotgun sequence genome, one window contains:
- the LOC126777090 gene encoding dynein regulatory complex subunit 5, with the protein MKIPYVVSSNTRKAYSTSELMKASPGEASRKITAEDFEWDNELTPAPLTYFAALALSRIFHRLNPLRKILQKDIDMLMDLYPADIPLKFSVPYIKDEQYWKRSFYSKFPSRKEMGVTYWKGKFLSACLQDYLENVKPDIFIEEDAIELAKLVSPYIFELGLNQLQMVRQPTPPVLSEDAVEDACVYSVPKVYDHIPLEPVLVRLFNLNEISLIFGINNLQDGYLMRYFEFSLADCESLCRGLEYLQHLRILRINKSNLDCSKVKLILQNLVKRESIEELDFNHCKIGDYGMKALGGFIFIHKNVKRIRIANNRFKEVGVQGIAYALQMKPAAPIELLDFSLNPMSLECATIFAAAFVRCKEKPQTLIVNSCGFHGASAEKMAGLLSLNRGLTRLDMAANNLSGEAEKTLIQALEQNKKVLRVDLRSTHISEETQAKVDELLERNKKLVGQETEPSEEIPPLYLNEPEYLIWEYNPNNPEYIPGRYPERIPEV; encoded by the exons atgaaAATTCCCTATGTAGTATCATCGAATACGCGGAAAGCGTACAGCACATCGGAATTGATGAAGGCCTCCCCTGGAGAGGCTTCTCGCAAAATCACTGCTGAAGATTTTGAGTGGGATAATGAATTGACTCCAGCGCCTCTTACATATTTCGCTGCTTTAGCACTGTCTAGAATATTTCATAGGCTAAATCCGCTTcgaaaaatattgcaaaaagaTATAGATATGCTTATGGACTTATACCCAGCTGATATACCCCTAAAGTTCAGCGTACCGTATATTAAG GACGAACAATATTGGAAAAGATCATTTTACTCAAAGTTTCCGTCGCGGAAAGAAATGGGCGTTACATATTGGAAAGGGAAATTTTTATCAGCATGTTTGCAGGATTACTTAGAAAATGTTAAGCCCGATATATTTATTGAAGAAGATGCAATTGAGTTGGCAAAACTG GTCAGTCCGTATATTTTTGAATTGGGTCTCAATCAATTGCAAATGGTACGTCAGCCTACTCCCCCTGTTCTTAGTGAAGACGCTGTAGAAGATGCTTGTGTATATAGTGTACCAAAAGTATATGATCACATACCGCTAGAACCGGTATTAGTgaggttatttaatttaaacgaaatttCTCTCATATTCGGTATTAATAACCTTCAAGACGGCTACTTGATGAGATATTTCGAATTTTCATTAGCGGACTGTGAATCCTTGTGTAGAGGGCTCGAATATTTACAGCATTTAAGAATATTAAGAATTAACAAAAGCAATTTAGACTGTTCaaaggtaaaattaattttacaaaacctTGTGAAAAGAGAGTCTATCGAGGAATTAGATTTTAATCATTGTAAAATTGGTGATTATGGTATGAAAGCATTGggaggttttatttttattcataaaaatgtgAAACGAATACGAATAGCAAACAATCGATTCAAGGAGGTCGGCGTTCAAGGCATTGCTTATGCCTTACAAATGAAACCAGCTGCGCCGATAGAGCTCTTGG ATTTCAGTTTAAATCCAATGTCGTTGGAATGTGCGACAATATTTGCTGCGGCTTTTGTAAGATGCAAGGAAAAACCTCAAACATTGATTGTAAACTCTTGTGGTTTTCACGGAGCGTCTGCGGAAAAG ATGGCAGGTTTGCTAAGTCTTAACCGTGGTCTGACGAGATTAGACATGGCTGCCAATAACTTATCCGGCGAAGCGGAAAAGACTCTTATTCAAGCTttggaacaaaataaaaaagtattgagAGTCGACTTGCGTAGTACAC ATATATCCGAAGAAACTCAAGCCAAGGTGGATGAGCTATTAGAACGTAACAAAAAGCTTGTAGGTCAAGAAACTGAACCAAGCGAGGAGATTCCGCCGCTGTATCTCAACGAGCCAGAATATTTAATATGGGAATACAATCCTAATAACCCGGAATACATTCCCGGTAGATACCCCGAAAGGATCCCGGaagtttaa